From Methanobacterium congolense, one genomic window encodes:
- a CDS encoding 4Fe-4S binding protein — MPIGLVVYRDLCHGCGNCVISCPVNALNSPEVAGGKGPTDDADMIMIVEDGRVNLKHVDLCGKCGTCIETCPVNAIKLEELEEAK; from the coding sequence ATGCCAATTGGACTAGTAGTATATCGAGACCTTTGCCATGGATGTGGGAACTGTGTTATCTCATGTCCTGTCAATGCGTTAAACAGTCCTGAGGTCGCTGGAGGAAAGGGACCTACAGATGATGCAGACATGATAATGATAGTAGAGGATGGAAGGGTAAACCTCAAACATGTAGATCTATGTGGAAAATGTGGTACATGTATTGAAACATGTCCTGTAAACGCCATAAAACTTGAAGAGCTGGAGGAAGCCAAATGA
- the fwdD gene encoding tungsten-dependent formylmethanofuran dehydrogenase subunit FwdD, which translates to MRVILNTGRTVWQGQAIESGKDLPMFINAAAICHINHDMMEKLGIKAGDNVKIVSEYGDVVVKAVNTNEELPEGMVYVPMGPWANRVVRPNTDSTATPSFKNIPVELTPTEEPVLDMPTLMKVYGKISNY; encoded by the coding sequence ATGAGGGTTATATTAAACACAGGCAGAACAGTATGGCAGGGACAGGCAATAGAGTCTGGTAAGGATCTCCCAATGTTCATAAACGCAGCAGCCATATGTCACATTAACCATGATATGATGGAAAAACTGGGTATTAAAGCTGGAGACAATGTAAAAATAGTTTCTGAATATGGAGACGTTGTTGTCAAAGCAGTGAATACAAACGAAGAACTTCCAGAGGGAATGGTTTACGTCCCAATGGGTCCATGGGCAAACAGAGTTGTAAGGCCTAACACAGATTCTACAGCAACACCTAGTTTCAAAAACATCCCCGTTGAGCTAACACCTACAGAAGAGCCAGTTCTTGACATGCCTACTCTCATGAAAGTATACGGGAAAATTTCAAATTACTAA